In Streptomyces seoulensis, the following are encoded in one genomic region:
- a CDS encoding SpoIIE family protein phosphatase, with protein sequence MAVDSYQSDEEHDAGDPRPTGLLDLLSVAAVVLDTRGRIVFWTPQAEDLFGYTSEEALGAEAGRLLVSPGRMESAVRLFSEVLATGQGWAGAFPVRRKDGSSRLTEFRTMRLLDDEGEVYALGIAADRNLLQRVETDLALCERLIYQSPIGLALLDPDLKFLLVNPALERIDGMPAAEHVGRSLRETLPLTDIETVESALRQVLTTGTPLLDQYHVGQPRNDPGRQHAWSLSFYRLEDASGRVLGAAVSVVDVTERHQAAGEADRARRRLAVIADASARIGTTLEVERTARELAEVAAPVLADVVAVDVLDSALACRRMSSPDHGPELFRALALKAAHPTVATRAADPPGDLAAYDGDRLVTLCVHTGRPVLIPHVQPADLPRIARDADGEALLAEAGVHSYLAVPLIAHGEVLGALDLKRTRNPLPFDEDDVVLAAEIAGRAGVAIDNARWFQSVRNTALTLQRSLLPDHSPRHTGLEVASRYEPAQATSEVGGDWYDVIPLDGDRTALVVGDVMGNGIDAAATMGRLRTATCAYADLDLAPEAVLRHLDKITCDLEHYIVTCLYAVYDPATNSCTVANAGHVPPALARPGRPPVFLDLPTAAPLGVGGVPFEAVTVPMEPGDLLVLYTDGLVETRQHAIDDRLDTLLSLLGEPGASLEAVCDRLVHGLRHADDHDDVALLLARVVDHP encoded by the coding sequence ATGGCAGTGGACTCCTACCAGTCGGACGAGGAGCACGACGCCGGGGACCCCCGGCCGACGGGGCTGCTGGATCTGCTGAGCGTGGCCGCGGTGGTCCTGGACACCCGCGGGCGCATCGTCTTCTGGACCCCGCAGGCGGAGGATCTCTTCGGCTACACCTCCGAGGAGGCACTCGGCGCGGAAGCCGGCCGACTGCTGGTGTCACCGGGCCGGATGGAGTCGGCGGTACGGCTGTTCAGCGAGGTGCTGGCCACCGGCCAGGGCTGGGCGGGCGCCTTCCCGGTGCGGCGCAAGGACGGCTCCAGCCGGCTGACCGAGTTCCGCACCATGCGGTTGCTCGACGACGAGGGGGAGGTGTACGCGCTCGGCATCGCCGCGGACCGGAACCTGCTCCAGCGCGTGGAGACCGACCTCGCGCTGTGCGAGCGGCTGATCTACCAGTCCCCCATCGGGCTCGCCCTGCTCGACCCCGACCTGAAGTTCCTGCTGGTCAACCCGGCACTGGAGCGGATCGACGGCATGCCGGCCGCCGAGCACGTGGGCCGGAGTCTGCGCGAGACGCTGCCGCTGACGGACATCGAGACCGTGGAGTCGGCACTGCGCCAGGTCCTCACCACCGGCACCCCGCTGCTGGACCAGTACCACGTGGGGCAGCCCCGCAACGATCCCGGACGGCAGCATGCCTGGTCGCTGTCGTTCTACCGGTTGGAGGACGCGAGCGGCCGGGTGCTGGGGGCGGCCGTCTCCGTCGTGGACGTGACGGAGCGGCACCAGGCGGCCGGGGAGGCGGACCGGGCGCGCAGACGGCTGGCGGTCATCGCGGACGCCTCCGCGCGGATCGGCACCACCCTGGAGGTGGAGCGCACGGCGCGCGAGCTGGCCGAGGTGGCGGCGCCGGTGCTGGCGGACGTGGTCGCGGTGGACGTCCTGGACTCGGCGCTGGCCTGCCGCCGGATGAGCAGCCCGGACCACGGGCCCGAGCTGTTCCGGGCGCTCGCCCTGAAGGCGGCGCATCCGACCGTGGCGACGCGCGCCGCCGACCCGCCGGGCGACCTGGCCGCCTATGACGGGGACCGGCTGGTGACGCTGTGCGTGCACACCGGGCGTCCGGTGCTGATCCCGCATGTGCAGCCCGCCGACCTGCCGCGGATCGCCCGGGACGCGGACGGCGAGGCGCTGCTGGCGGAGGCGGGCGTGCACTCGTACCTGGCGGTGCCGCTGATCGCGCACGGAGAGGTGCTGGGCGCGCTGGACCTGAAGCGGACCCGCAACCCGCTGCCGTTCGACGAGGACGACGTGGTGCTGGCGGCCGAGATAGCGGGCCGGGCCGGGGTGGCGATCGACAACGCGCGCTGGTTCCAGAGCGTGCGCAACACCGCGCTCACCCTCCAGCGCAGCCTGCTGCCCGACCACTCCCCCCGCCACACCGGCCTGGAGGTGGCCTCCCGTTACGAGCCAGCGCAGGCCACCAGCGAGGTGGGCGGCGACTGGTACGACGTGATCCCGCTGGACGGCGACCGCACGGCCCTGGTGGTCGGCGACGTGATGGGCAACGGCATCGACGCGGCCGCCACCATGGGCCGGCTGCGCACCGCGACCTGCGCCTACGCCGACCTGGACCTGGCCCCGGAGGCGGTGCTGCGCCACCTGGACAAGATCACCTGCGACCTGGAGCACTACATCGTCACCTGTCTGTACGCGGTGTACGACCCGGCCACCAACAGCTGCACGGTCGCCAACGCCGGGCATGTGCCGCCCGCCCTGGCCCGGCCTGGCCGGCCCCCGGTGTTCCTGGACCTGCCGACCGCCGCGCCGCTCGGGGTGGGCGGGGTGCCGTTCGAGGCGGTCACCGTCCCGATGGAGCCGGGCGATCTGCTGGTGCTGTACACCGACGGGCTGGTGGAGACACGGCAGCACGCCATCGACGACCGGCTGGACACACTGCTGTCCCTGCTGGGCGAACCCGGCGCCTCGCTGGAGGCGGTCTGCGACCGGCTGGTGCACGGCCTGCGCCATGCCGACGACCACGACGACGTGGCCCTGCTGCTCGCACGGGTGGTGGACCATCCGTAG
- a CDS encoding DUF488 family protein, giving the protein MTNRIRTVGHSTRDFDELVTMLRNNGITHLVDVRSFPSSRKFPQWNRQAIEEALPPDIEYRWIPQLGGRRHTPKDVPSPNGVWRVKAFRDYADHMATDEFQEGLGELLELAEHGRPAIMCSEAVPWRCHRRLITDALLTAGADVDHIMSATSTKPASLNENARVEDGRLTYPPPTGPAGEEP; this is encoded by the coding sequence ATGACGAACCGTATCCGCACGGTGGGGCACTCCACGCGTGACTTCGACGAGCTGGTGACGATGCTGCGGAACAACGGCATCACCCATCTGGTCGATGTGCGCTCGTTCCCCTCCTCGCGGAAGTTCCCGCAGTGGAACCGGCAGGCCATCGAGGAGGCGCTGCCGCCCGACATCGAGTACCGCTGGATTCCGCAGCTGGGCGGGCGGCGGCACACGCCCAAGGACGTGCCGAGTCCCAACGGCGTCTGGCGGGTCAAGGCGTTCCGGGACTACGCCGACCACATGGCCACGGACGAGTTCCAGGAGGGCCTCGGCGAACTGCTGGAGCTGGCCGAGCACGGCCGGCCCGCCATCATGTGCAGCGAGGCGGTGCCCTGGCGCTGCCACCGCAGGCTCATCACCGACGCGCTGCTCACGGCGGGCGCGGACGTGGACCACATCATGTCGGCGACGAGCACGAAGCCGGCGTCGCTGAACGAGAACGCGCGCGTCGAGGACGGGCGTCTCACCTACCCGCCGCCCACGGGTCCCGCCGGGGAGGAACCGTGA
- a CDS encoding Rieske 2Fe-2S domain-containing protein, which produces MPKQIEHVIRDIEGRTSLDALTGPAAKLVNKVTQPTAVKNALSGTWLGHALHPVLTDVPIGAWGMATVLDLTAGERGAVAARKLVGFGLLAVVPTAASGASDWADTIGGPQRVGLVHGMLNSAATVLQTASWVARLAGRRRAGVVLSGVGLGLTGASAYLGGHLSYVNGIGVNHTAFEEPNGKWTDVAALTALEEDKPLRVDAAGVPVVLVRHGSTVNALSATCTHAGGPLDEGTVDADGCLHCPWHGSAFRLSDGEVTRGPATVPQPDWDVKISQERVLVRAANA; this is translated from the coding sequence ATGCCCAAGCAGATCGAGCACGTCATCCGGGACATCGAGGGCCGCACCTCGCTCGACGCCCTCACCGGTCCGGCGGCCAAGCTGGTGAACAAGGTGACGCAGCCGACCGCCGTCAAGAACGCGCTCTCCGGCACCTGGCTGGGCCACGCGCTGCACCCGGTGCTGACAGATGTGCCCATCGGCGCCTGGGGCATGGCCACGGTGCTGGACCTGACGGCGGGCGAGCGCGGCGCCGTGGCGGCCCGCAAACTCGTCGGCTTCGGTCTGCTCGCCGTGGTGCCGACGGCCGCGAGCGGCGCCTCCGACTGGGCGGACACCATCGGCGGCCCGCAGCGGGTCGGCCTGGTCCACGGGATGCTCAACAGTGCGGCGACCGTGCTCCAAACCGCGTCCTGGGTGGCCCGGCTGGCCGGCCGCCGGCGCGCCGGTGTGGTGCTGAGCGGGGTGGGCCTCGGACTGACCGGCGCCTCGGCCTACCTGGGCGGCCACCTGTCGTACGTGAACGGCATCGGCGTCAATCACACGGCGTTCGAGGAGCCGAACGGCAAGTGGACGGACGTGGCGGCGCTGACCGCGCTGGAGGAGGACAAGCCGCTGCGGGTCGACGCGGCCGGTGTCCCGGTGGTGCTGGTGCGGCACGGCAGCACGGTGAACGCCCTCTCGGCCACCTGCACGCACGCCGGCGGCCCGCTGGACGAGGGCACGGTGGACGCGGACGGCTGCCTGCACTGCCCCTGGCACGGCAGCGCGTTCCGGCTCTCCGACGGCGAGGTGACGCGGGGTCCGGCGACGGTGCCGCAGCCGGACTGGGACGTGAAGATCTCCCAGGAGCGGGTGCTGGTGCGGGCCGCGAACGCCTGA
- a CDS encoding fasciclin domain-containing protein, which produces MMTTTRTRRAAVTLAAAAVLPLALSACSSSDSKDSGKSDSSAAASSPMASQSMGAGSMDQPFGPACSSVPKNGAGSFDGMSKDPVATAASNNPALSTLVAAVKKAGLVDTLNNAQNITVFAPTNDAFNKIPKATLDKVLNDKAQLTKILTYHVVGKKLAPKDLENGSFDTLEKSKVMTSGSGESYTVNDSAKVVCGNVKTSNANVYIIDTVLMPKS; this is translated from the coding sequence ATGATGACCACCACCCGCACCCGCCGTGCCGCCGTCACCCTCGCCGCCGCCGCGGTGCTGCCCCTCGCGCTGAGCGCCTGCTCCTCCAGCGACTCCAAGGACAGCGGGAAGTCCGACTCCTCCGCGGCCGCCTCCTCGCCCATGGCGAGTCAGAGCATGGGTGCCGGCTCCATGGACCAGCCGTTCGGCCCGGCGTGTTCCTCGGTGCCGAAGAACGGTGCGGGTTCCTTCGACGGCATGTCCAAGGACCCGGTGGCCACCGCCGCCTCCAACAACCCGGCCCTGTCCACGCTGGTCGCGGCCGTGAAGAAGGCCGGTCTGGTCGACACGCTCAACAACGCCCAGAACATCACGGTGTTCGCGCCGACCAACGACGCCTTCAACAAGATCCCGAAGGCCACCCTGGACAAGGTGCTCAACGACAAGGCCCAGCTCACCAAGATCCTGACCTACCACGTCGTCGGCAAGAAGCTGGCGCCGAAGGACCTGGAGAACGGCTCCTTCGACACCCTGGAGAAGTCGAAGGTCATGACCTCCGGCTCGGGCGAGTCGTACACCGTGAACGACTCCGCCAAGGTCGTCTGCGGCAACGTCAAGACCTCCAACGCCAACGTGTACATCATCGACACCGTCCTGATGCCCAAGAGCTGA
- a CDS encoding NAD(P)/FAD-dependent oxidoreductase, with amino-acid sequence MRRTAVVGSGVAGLTAAHVLRRAHHVTLYEADDRLGGHAHTHDLIAPDGRIHRVDSGFIVHNRRTYPNLLRLFRELGVATQESEMSMSVRCEGCGLEYAGARGARGLLAQPRNLLRGSYLRMLAEVTAFHRAARALLEHGGHSTMTLGEFMDRSGFSPYFRAHFMTPLVSCVWSCDAETAQHYPAAYLFRFLDHHGMLSVTGSPVWRTVTGGSRSYVDRVAAEVQDVRTSTPVRTVLRHADGVDITTRDGVTESYDHVVVAVHPDQALRLLGDASAEEKEVLGAFRYSRNTTLLHTDAALLPRAAGARASWNYLMPSCSAGSDRVRVTYDMNRLQRLDASQRYLVTLGGEDRVDPSRVLARMRYEHPVYTPESVAAQQRLPALATSVTAFAGAYHGWGFHEDGCRSGVAAAKALGVTW; translated from the coding sequence ATGCGCCGAACCGCCGTCGTGGGCAGCGGAGTCGCCGGACTCACCGCCGCCCATGTGCTGCGCCGGGCCCACCACGTCACCCTGTACGAGGCGGACGACCGCCTCGGCGGCCACGCCCACACGCACGACCTCATAGCCCCGGACGGCCGCATCCACCGGGTCGACTCCGGATTCATCGTGCACAACCGGCGCACCTACCCGAACCTGCTCCGCCTCTTCCGTGAACTCGGCGTCGCCACGCAGGAGTCGGAGATGAGCATGTCGGTGCGGTGCGAGGGCTGCGGCCTGGAGTACGCCGGCGCGCGCGGCGCCCGCGGCCTGCTCGCCCAGCCCCGCAACCTGCTGCGCGGCTCCTACCTGCGCATGCTCGCCGAGGTGACCGCCTTCCACCGGGCCGCCCGCGCCCTGCTGGAGCACGGCGGCCACTCCACGATGACCCTGGGCGAGTTCATGGACCGGTCGGGCTTCTCCCCGTACTTCCGGGCCCACTTCATGACCCCGCTGGTCTCCTGCGTCTGGTCCTGCGACGCCGAGACCGCGCAGCACTACCCGGCCGCCTATCTCTTCCGGTTCCTCGACCACCACGGGATGCTCTCCGTCACCGGCTCACCCGTGTGGCGCACCGTGACCGGCGGCTCACGCAGCTATGTCGACCGGGTCGCCGCCGAGGTGCAGGACGTCCGCACCAGCACCCCGGTCCGCACCGTGCTGCGCCACGCCGACGGGGTCGACATCACCACGCGGGACGGCGTCACCGAGTCCTACGACCACGTCGTCGTCGCCGTCCACCCCGACCAGGCGCTCCGGCTGCTCGGTGACGCCTCCGCCGAGGAGAAGGAGGTGCTGGGCGCCTTCCGCTACTCCCGGAACACCACCCTGCTGCACACCGACGCCGCCCTGCTGCCCCGGGCCGCCGGCGCCCGCGCCTCCTGGAACTACCTCATGCCGAGTTGTTCGGCGGGCTCGGACCGGGTACGCGTCACCTACGACATGAACAGGCTCCAGCGTCTCGACGCCTCCCAGCGCTACCTCGTCACCCTCGGCGGCGAGGACCGCGTCGATCCCTCGCGCGTCCTCGCCCGGATGCGCTACGAACACCCCGTCTACACCCCCGAGTCGGTCGCGGCCCAGCAGCGGCTGCCCGCACTCGCCACCTCCGTCACCGCGTTCGCCGGCGCCTACCACGGCTGGGGGTTCCACGAGGACGGCTGCCGCAGCGGGGTCGCGGCCGCGAAGGCGCTGGGGGTGACCTGGTGA
- a CDS encoding DUF1365 domain-containing protein: MVSTAALYPCVVRHTRRAPVHHALRHRTYMWLVDTDHIPELPLPLRPLARFRARDHFTGRAPSIRAALDGFLAEHGIDLEGGRVMMLTHARVLGHVFNPLTLYWCHDPDGRPRCVVAEVHNTYGGRHAYLLHTDPAGRADVDKEFYVSPFYPVDGRYHMRLPLPGDRLQLSLRLDRPGSPPFTATVHGTRRPATTGALLRLSLRHPWSTLAVSAAIRFHGIRLFLRGLPVQPRQVRHDPENAT, encoded by the coding sequence CTGGTGAGCACGGCCGCCCTGTATCCGTGCGTGGTCCGGCACACCCGCCGGGCCCCCGTCCACCACGCCCTGCGCCACCGCACCTACATGTGGCTCGTCGACACCGACCACATACCCGAACTGCCGCTGCCGCTGCGCCCGTTGGCCCGCTTCCGGGCCCGCGACCACTTCACCGGCCGTGCCCCCTCGATCCGGGCCGCGCTCGACGGTTTCCTCGCCGAGCACGGCATCGACCTCGAAGGGGGCCGCGTCATGATGCTCACGCACGCGCGGGTCCTCGGTCACGTCTTCAACCCCCTCACCCTGTACTGGTGCCACGACCCCGACGGCCGGCCCCGCTGCGTGGTGGCCGAGGTGCACAACACCTACGGCGGCCGCCACGCCTACCTGCTGCACACCGACCCGGCCGGCAGGGCGGACGTGGACAAGGAGTTCTACGTCTCGCCGTTCTATCCGGTGGACGGCCGCTACCACATGCGGCTCCCGCTGCCCGGCGACCGCCTCCAGCTCTCCCTGCGCCTGGACCGCCCCGGCAGCCCGCCCTTCACCGCGACCGTCCACGGCACCCGCCGCCCCGCCACGACGGGCGCGCTGCTGCGGCTCTCCCTGCGTCACCCCTGGTCGACCCTCGCGGTGTCGGCCGCCATCCGTTTCCACGGCATCCGCCTTTTCCTCAGGGGCCTGCCGGTGCAGCCGCGCCAGGTCCGCCACGACCCGGAGAACGCCACATGA
- a CDS encoding SAM-dependent methyltransferase, which produces MTTAHPRPTTRTAAAAVPAPVDAGRWPDVAAVPKASRPVRTVAAAVVRHALGRLPLWVRFPDGTILGQGGPLIEVRDPDAFHARIGTTGLIGFGESYMAGEWDAPDLVGALTVLASHAAELVPAPLQRLRRLWALRQPAAQRNTATGARDNISRHYDLSNDLFALFLDDTLTYSSAVFRGFPAEHALLPAAQHRKIDRLLDLAEVGEGTRLLEIGTGWGELALRAAARGAHVTSLTLSREQRDLARRRVAEAGLADRVAIELCDYREAEGTYDAIVSVEMIEAVGAEFWPVYFRTLDERLAPGGRVALQAITMPHDRMLASRDTHTWIQKYIFPGGLLPSVEAVDQTVREHTGLAVTRRDAFGAHYAETLRLWRERFAERAEEVDDLGFDHVFRRLWTFYLAYSEAGFRSGYLDVQQYLLTKEPTR; this is translated from the coding sequence ATGACCACAGCCCACCCCCGCCCCACGACCAGGACCGCCGCGGCGGCGGTCCCGGCCCCGGTGGACGCCGGCCGCTGGCCCGACGTGGCCGCCGTGCCCAAGGCGTCCCGGCCGGTGCGTACCGTCGCCGCCGCCGTCGTACGGCACGCCCTGGGCCGGCTGCCGCTGTGGGTACGGTTCCCCGACGGCACCATCCTGGGCCAGGGCGGACCGCTCATAGAGGTGCGGGACCCGGACGCCTTCCACGCCCGCATCGGCACCACGGGCCTGATCGGCTTCGGCGAGTCGTACATGGCGGGGGAGTGGGACGCCCCCGACCTGGTCGGCGCGCTCACCGTGCTCGCCTCCCACGCCGCCGAACTCGTCCCCGCCCCGCTGCAACGGCTGCGCCGCCTGTGGGCGCTGCGCCAGCCCGCCGCCCAACGGAACACCGCGACCGGCGCCCGCGACAACATCAGCCGCCACTACGACCTGTCCAACGACCTCTTCGCGCTCTTCCTGGACGACACCCTCACCTACTCCTCCGCCGTCTTCCGCGGCTTCCCCGCCGAGCACGCCCTGCTTCCCGCCGCCCAGCACCGCAAGATCGACCGGCTGCTGGACCTCGCGGAGGTGGGCGAGGGCACCCGGCTGCTGGAGATCGGCACCGGCTGGGGCGAACTCGCGCTGCGCGCCGCCGCCCGGGGCGCCCACGTCACCTCGCTGACCCTCTCCCGCGAACAGCGCGACCTCGCCCGGCGCCGCGTCGCCGAGGCCGGCCTCGCCGACCGGGTCGCCATCGAACTGTGCGACTACCGCGAGGCCGAGGGCACCTACGACGCCATCGTCAGCGTGGAGATGATCGAGGCGGTCGGCGCCGAGTTCTGGCCCGTGTACTTCCGCACCCTCGACGAGCGCCTCGCCCCCGGCGGCCGCGTCGCCCTCCAGGCCATCACGATGCCGCACGACCGGATGCTCGCCTCCCGGGACACCCACACCTGGATCCAGAAGTACATCTTCCCCGGCGGCCTGCTGCCCTCCGTCGAGGCCGTCGACCAGACCGTGCGGGAGCACACCGGCCTCGCCGTCACCCGGCGCGACGCCTTCGGCGCGCACTACGCCGAGACCCTCAGGCTGTGGCGCGAACGGTTCGCCGAGCGCGCCGAGGAGGTCGACGACCTCGGCTTCGACCACGTCTTCCGCCGCCTGTGGACCTTCTACCTCGCCTACTCCGAGGCCGGGTTCCGCTCCGGCTACCTCGATGTCCAGCAGTACCTGCTCACCAAGGAGCCCACTCGATGA
- a CDS encoding SAM-dependent methyltransferase: MTDLRTPVRTGAAHRLAALVEDALGVPLPVRLRAWDGSETGPSGTPVVVLRSRRALRRLLWQPGELGLAQAYITGELDVEGDLAEGLRTVWAAGRERGAHAPRLTLADRARAVGEAARLGAIGPRPPVPASQARLRGGRHTKARDRAAISHHYDLSNDFYRLLLDDTMAYSCGYWTAEAGENADPADAQRAKLELICRKLGLTAGSRLLDIGCGWGSLTLYAAEQHKVEVTAVTLAREQAAHVREQVRERGLEDRVEVVCQDYRDISGSGYDAVSTIEMGEHVGDDEYPAFAAALHRMVRPGGRVMVQQMSRGANAPGGGAFIEAYIAPDMHMRPLGDTVNLLEAAGLEVRSTESMREHYVRTVAAWHETLERRWDDVVALVGTETARVWRLYLVGGALAFEEGRMGVDQILSVRRDGAGGSGLDLSEAADWYRDLV, from the coding sequence ATGACCGACCTCCGCACCCCCGTCCGCACCGGCGCCGCGCACCGGCTGGCCGCGCTCGTCGAAGACGCGCTCGGGGTCCCGCTGCCGGTCCGGCTGCGCGCGTGGGACGGCAGCGAGACCGGCCCGTCGGGCACCCCCGTCGTCGTACTGCGCTCCCGCCGGGCGCTGCGCCGGCTGCTCTGGCAGCCCGGTGAACTCGGCCTCGCCCAGGCGTACATCACCGGCGAGCTGGACGTGGAGGGCGACCTCGCCGAGGGGCTGCGCACCGTCTGGGCCGCCGGCCGCGAACGCGGCGCCCACGCACCGCGCCTGACCCTGGCCGACCGGGCCCGCGCGGTCGGGGAGGCCGCACGGCTCGGCGCGATCGGCCCCCGCCCGCCGGTGCCCGCCTCCCAGGCCCGGCTGCGCGGCGGCCGGCACACCAAGGCCCGCGACCGGGCCGCGATCAGCCACCACTACGACCTCTCCAACGACTTCTACCGCCTCCTCCTCGACGACACCATGGCCTACTCCTGCGGCTACTGGACCGCCGAGGCCGGCGAGAACGCCGATCCCGCCGACGCCCAGCGGGCCAAGCTCGAGCTGATCTGCCGCAAGCTCGGCCTCACCGCCGGCTCCCGGCTGCTGGACATCGGCTGCGGCTGGGGCTCGCTCACGCTGTACGCCGCCGAACAGCACAAGGTCGAGGTCACCGCCGTCACCTTGGCCCGCGAGCAGGCCGCGCACGTCCGTGAGCAGGTCCGTGAACGCGGCCTGGAGGACCGGGTGGAGGTGGTCTGCCAGGACTACCGCGACATCAGCGGCTCCGGCTACGACGCGGTGTCCACCATCGAGATGGGCGAGCACGTCGGCGACGACGAGTACCCCGCCTTCGCCGCCGCCCTGCACCGCATGGTCCGCCCCGGCGGCCGGGTGATGGTCCAGCAGATGTCCCGGGGCGCCAACGCGCCCGGCGGCGGCGCGTTCATCGAGGCGTACATCGCGCCCGACATGCACATGCGGCCCCTCGGCGACACCGTCAACCTCCTGGAGGCGGCCGGTCTGGAGGTGCGGTCCACGGAGTCGATGCGCGAGCACTACGTACGCACCGTCGCCGCCTGGCACGAGACCCTGGAGCGCCGCTGGGACGACGTCGTCGCCCTGGTCGGCACCGAGACCGCCCGCGTGTGGCGGCTGTACCTGGTCGGCGGGGCGCTCGCCTTCGAGGAGGGCCGGATGGGCGTCGACCAGATCCTCTCCGTGCGCAGGGACGGCGCGGGCGGCAGCGGGCTGGACCTCTCCGAGGCCGCCGACTGGTACCGGGACCTGGTGTGA